Proteins from a single region of Hordeum vulgare subsp. vulgare chromosome 6H, MorexV3_pseudomolecules_assembly, whole genome shotgun sequence:
- the LOC123402807 gene encoding GDSL esterase/lipase At1g28600-like has protein sequence MALLRRFLLLAGLLLVAVTGGAGLGHARYDRVFSFGDSLTDTGNSAILPITAGGSFTNPPYGQTHFGRPNGRASDGRLVIDFIVESLGLPPPTPYLAGKTALDFLHGANFAVGGATALEPAFLQSRGITSFVPVSLTNQTSWFNGVLQLLDSTVNGKREIMARSLLYLGEIGFNDYSFVAVFGNDTAGLAQSLVPHIVGAIRSVLTDAIGVGARTMVVAGMIPMGCEPELLAMLPGGAGDYYDLASGCITRFNQLAQLHNRALKRMLCQLRRDHPGTAIHYADLYRPITAVVSSPGKYGFGDMPLAACCGGGGGPYNFNFTFFCGTPAATACADPSRSVSWDGIHYTEAANKFVALAMLRGL, from the exons ATGGCGCTACTTCGTCGTTTCCTCCTTCTAGCGGGCCTTCTCCTCGTCGCCGTCACCGGcggcgctggcctcggccacgcGCGCTACGACCGCGTCTTCAGCTTCGGCGACTCGCTCACCGACACCGGCAACTCTGCCATCCTCCCGATCACCGCCGGGGGCTCCTTCACCAACCCGCCTTACGGGCAGACCCACTTTGGCCGACCCAACGGGAGGGCCTCCGACGGCCGCCTCGTTATCGACTTCATCG TGGAGTCGCTGGGTTTGCCGCCACCGACGCCGTACCTCGCCGGCAAGACCGCGCTCGACTTCCTGCACGGCGCCAACTTCGCGGTGGGCGGCGCGACGGCGCTTGAGCCGGCGTTCCTGCAGAGCAGAGGGATCACATCGTTCGTGCCGGTCTCTCTCACCAACCAGACGAGCTggttcaacggtgttctgcagctTCTCGACTCCACGGTCAACG GGAAGCGGGAGATCATGGCGAGGTCCCTCTTGTACCTGGGAGAGATCGGATTCAACGACTACTCTTTCGTCGCCGTCTTCGGCAACGACACCGCGGGTCTGGCGCAGAGTCTGGTGCCGCACATCGTCGGCGCCATCCGTTCAGTCCTGACC GACGCGATCGGTGTTGGAGCGCGGACGATGGTGGTGGCGGGGATGATACCGATGGGCTGCGAGCCGGAGCTGCTGGCCATGCTACCCGGCGGCGCGGGCGACTACTACGACCTGGCGTCCGGCTGCATCACGCGGTTCAACCAGCTCGCCCAGCTGCACAACCGCGCGCTCAAGCGCATGCTCTGCCAGCTCCGGCGAGACCACCCCGGCACGGCCATCCACTACGCCGATCTGTACCGCCCCATCACCGCAGTCGTGTCCTCGCCGGGAAAATACG GCTTCGGCGACATGCCCTTGGCAgcgtgctgcggcggcggcgggggcccgTACAACTTCAACTTCACCTTCTTCTGCGGCACTCCGGCGGCGACCGCGTGCGCCGATCCGTCGAGGTCCGTTTCGTGGGATGGGATCCATTACACGGAGGCTGCAAATAAGTTCGTTGCCCTCGCCATGCTGAGGGGATTGTAA